Genomic segment of Paenibacillaceae bacterium GAS479:
TTCAACGCTTTATTAAAAAAATTGCCGAGCCCCTATTCTTTAAAGAAAGATAAAATTTATATAAGGGCTGTGTTACATGAATAAATATAATAAATTTCTAACTGATTTATTTAGGGAACATTCAAACGTATTAGTTGCTCATGATTTAATTGAGAAATTAGTAACTCAGTTTGAAGTTACTGATAACTATGCGCGTCAACTGATTAGTCGAGCAGTTAAAGAAAAAATTATTAAGTCTAGCGAGCCATTTAGTTTTGAAAAAAGACAGTATTTTTATATGAATGAAAAAAGGAGTATTGATGTAAAAGCATTGCTTGATATCAGCAAGAAATATCGCAAGCCATTGTACAGATTACTTACGCTTCTTTCTCGTACAGGTGGTATTTGTTCTTATTATGAAGCTGTCAAAATCACAGCAACCCCAATGACCAATAAAGAAAAGTATCGTGTTATTTCTTTAGAGGATGATATAAAACGATTAAATGACCACAAGATCATTAAGAAGGTCGAAGATAAGGAAACTGGAATTCCTTTTCTAGTATTATTACAAGATCAAATGGATATAGAAGATTCATCCGTCCTAAGACAAAAAATAAAAGCCCATCTTGCTAACATGAAGCGGGACGTTATGTTTATAAACGATATTATTAGATGGCTTGTTAATCATGGATTTATAAGTGATAAGGTATCTTATCGGAGAAAAGATAATCCCAATTTGGGGGCTATTAGAAATGACTTTCCTTTTGATGCTACAACAATTTCTAAAACCACGGGATTTAACATTAATACAGGTAAAATTGTTGAAGAACATACAATTGTTGTTATGGAAATTCTGATTTATCGTACCTACGAAAAAATCGATCTAGAAGCATTTTTTGAGCGTATTCAGTCAATCCGACATAGTACAAAACAAGAAAGCGCTCGTAAGGTAATGCCAATTATTTTTTATCTAGATGTAGATGAGAGCGTAAGAAGGGAAATAAATAATTTACATATTCTAAATTTTTCACTTAAGTCAATAATGGGAAGTAATATTGTTCGAGTTATTGAAAAGTACAGAGATATGAAAAAAATAATTGATGATGCGTTCATACTAGATGAAGAAGCAAGTAGTTCAGTTATTGAAAAGATTGGGGAATCTCTAACAGTTATTGAGGAGTCCGGACAAACGGAGAACTTGCAAAATCTTAAAGGAGATTTGTTTGAGACCTTGATGTATACTGTGTTATCAAACTTATTTAAAGAAGCACACTTAGAACATTCTAAAATTATTAAGAGTATTGATGATCCTAAAAAATCGTATGAGTTCGATGTTATCGTTCGTGATAATAATGAAGATGAGATTGTTATTATTGAACTAAAGGGATTAAAGAACTCTACTATTATTAATTTAGGAGATACAAGTACACCAAATTCAATACGTTGGTTTTTTGGTAAGACTTATCCAACTGCCAAAGAGTACTACGCAAAAAACTCCGAGTTTGATAAGTCAAAGATAAAAGGTTGTTATATAACAAGTGCTAATTTTTCACAAGAGGGATTAACAAAGTTAGACGAATTAAATAAGAGCAATAAAATTAAACCTTCATTGTTGGATTGTTACTATGATAGAAAAAAATTACTTGATTTATTAAGAAATCACATAAATTTGAAATCATTGAGAAATAAAACAGGGTTTGTAGAGATTCTGGAAAAGTACTATTTAGTAGAATCAAAATAATGTTCGAGATCGTTGCAATATTTTGAGCAAACACTATTCCTTTGGACACTTAATGTTTTGTTGTCACTGTCTACTCGTCACATGTTGAATCGGTCTGCCTGCTAATCAAGGATTGATACAGCTAGAGATAGCTTTTAGCTTTCTTTTGAATTCAACTTACTATTAAGGGGATTAGTATAATGCCAAGACAGACCATTCAACCGCCAGGGTTATTCTCTAGCAAACCTTGGGGATTCTCTCAGGTCGTTATCAGCGAGCCTGGGCGAATCGTCAACGTTGCGGGTCAAGTGGCTTGGGATGCCACAGGTCATATGAATGCAGAGGGTCTAGAAGGACAGTTACGTCAGACATTGAAGCAAGTCATTATCGCCGTCGAAGCCGCTGGAGGTACATTGGATGATATTCAAATGTTAAGGCTCTACATTCCAAACTTCCAGTCAAATCCAGACGCTGATCTTATCGCAAAGGTCCTCACGGAGACTTTCGGTACTGAAAACCCGCCAGCCTCCTCATGGATCGGCGTACAAGCACTTGCGCAGCCAGAGTATCTAGTGGAGGTAGAGGCAATGGCTGTTGTACCGCCGTTTAGATAATTCGCACAATAGTAAAAGAACGAGTGAAATCGTCCCGTATTGAACTGCACCTACAATTGTTAGACATCATCTAACAGTTGTAGGTGCAGTTTTTTTTAATGGGAAATCCGTATTGCGATCTGCATGCTAATTTATATTTTTTGATAGTGAAGTAATAGATTCTCTACTCTATCTTGGATCATTTGTTTTAATGATTCAGGCTTCACGGATATTACATAATGACCATATCTCATTAAATAGTTAGCTATAAACTCCTCTTCTCCCAGATTATAGACCCCCTTGATTGACTGTTTTATTACCATTTTCTATTCTCATAGAAGGATAATGTGCTTTATAAAAAATATCCTTAGCTTGTTCTAAAATCTCTACTTCAATACTCTTAGTGTCAGGATTCTTCCGCCCTCTATAGGCGGGGGATGAATGACACGCTTGTAGAATAAGCTCACCTTCCTTTGACTGTTCGCCTATTTTGTCACCCATTTCGTGCTAAAATAGGTATAAAGGAGGTGAAAAAGTCTGCTGATCACAACGAAGATTAAGCTCATGTTGGAGCAAGAACATCATGGCAAATTGCTAGAAACCATGAAACGGTATAATGCTGCATGCAACTATATCAGTGGGTTAGCCTTTGAGCAGTCCGAATATAACCGCATCAAACTACAAAAGCTTGTTTACTATGACGTTCGCGATAAATTCCAGTTATCGTCTCAGATGACCATTCTAGCTGTACGCAAAGTAGCGGATGCTTATATTGCAGATAAGGCTAAAAAGAAAAAGGAACACAAAAAGCCAAAAGGCAAGAAAAACGTGGAGAAAACGATTTCGTTTCGTGAAACCGGTGCAATGAGCTATGACGCGAGAACGTTATCGTTTACTGGACTAGAGCTTGCTTCGATCTTGACGCTGGATGGACGCATTAAGGTGCCGATGAAGATTAGCCCTTATCATCAGGGCGTCATGCAAGGCAAGAATATCCGAGGCCAAGCCGACCTTGTTTGGCATGATGGTGTTTTTTATCTGCTGCTTGTAGTTGAGCGTCCAGCAAACGAGCCCTACGAGCCAATTGACGCTATAGGGGTCGATTTAGGCATAAAAAACATTGCTGCCGACAGCATGGGAGAATCCCACTCTGGCGCTGCCGTTAATGCGGTAAGGCATCGGAATGCCAAACTTCGTGCCAAACTCCAAGCAAAAGGAACGAAGTCCGCTAAACGTCTTCTTGCCCGTCGCAGACGCAAAGAAGCTCGTTTCTCCAGGGACGTGAATCACTGCATATCCAAGCATATGGTAGAGAAAGCCAAAAGGCACCGTTCGCTGCTTGCATTAGAAGACTTAACAGGCATTCGTGAACGGATAACGGTTCGTAAGGCTCAGCGTCGAAACCAGCATGCTTGGGCATTTGCACAGCTTCGCTCGTATATCGAATACAAAGCCTTGATTGCAGGCGTGCCTGTCGTTCTCGTTGATCCACGCAACACAAGCCGAGAATGCCCACATTGCGGGCATATTGCCAAAGAGAACCGCAAAACGAGAGATTGGTTCTGTTGTCAGGCATGCGAGTACGCTGCTCCAGCCGACAATGTTGCTGCTCTGAATATTCGGAGCAGGGCACTCGTCAGCGTGCCGAACGTAGGAGTCGCTATCTAAGGACTACTTACAAGCACCCACCTCTAAGCGTAGCGAAGGTGGTGTGTAGTTGACTTAATGTTTGATGATAGATTGCAAAAAAGAACACACGAATAGCTCTCTGGAGGGGCATAAAACCCCCTCTTTTTTTGTTTCGTTTCTCACTTTCTTTCTGTTTATTTGAATTATTGGTTGGAATGATATCTTTGCTTTTCAATACCATAAATGGCCTGTTCAGCGCCGTATCTTATGATTGTTTGTTCTAATTTCATTCCTACTCTTTCTAATAGTCTGCAAGAAGAATGATTAGCCGTTTGTGTCTCAGCTATTACTTTGGTTAGGTTTAAATCATTAAATACGTAAGTAACAATTGGATTAATAACTTCTTTGGCATATCCATGTCCCCACCAATCAGGTAGAAACTCGTAGGAAACCTCAATATTTTGACCATCAACATGTTTATCTAAGGAAACTAGTCCAATAAAATCATTATTGCTTTTCAATCTAACAACCCAATAATATGAACCCGTCTGAGAGCGTTTTAATGTATCTAAAAACTTATTTAATGTGTGCTCCTCAGGTATTGTCCCGCCCAAATATTTTCTAACTTTTTCGTTCGTATAAATCAGCTTCACATCTTCATAATCATTTTTTTGCAGCCTAACTAAATTGCATCTATTCGTCTCCAAACTTGGTCTCCTCCTTAAAGTAATTTTCTGTATGTTAAATATAGCATCTCTTTATCCTGCTTGGTCTGATGTCCTTTCTTTGATCGGTTTGGATACTGTTGAGCCTGAAGAGAGGCAGCGGCCGCCTGAGAAAATCATGTCTTTTTTCTGGTAAAATAGAATCAAAATCAGAAGACATGCAGAAGGAGTGTGCCAATGATTTATCTGAGAAGCTTCAAGCTCTCTTCCTTTACGGATCGAAATCCTAACATATATCCTGACTATGTGTTTAAACACATGGCTGGAGAGGTTCTATTGTTTGACCAAATCACTGTATTGTATGGTAACAACGGCTCTGGAAAATCCACTTTACTGAATGTCATTGCCAATAAATTGGGAGTCGAAGGCTCTGAGAGAATGCCCAGCTATGGTCATAGTGATAGCGCTCAGCGTTTTCTTAATTTGAGCAGTTATCAGCTTGGGTATGATGATCGAGAGCGTGAAATCAAACAGCTTCCTGAGGGAAGCAGATACATGAAATCCGAGGATATTTTGTATGAAATCAAGAAGATACAGCAATCCACCGTGCTGCGTGACGGGATATTGTATGAGGAAATCAACAAGGGGATGAGCAAGGCTCAGGCGGTACAATATGAACATTCATATGAATTTAAAAAGAAACTGGAGAATATTCAATTCTCTCAAGAAAAATACTCCAATGGAGAGACCTCCATGCAGTTTTTTGAGGAATGTTTGCTTCCTGGCCAATTGTATCTATTGGATGAGCCGGAAACGTCGCTCACTCCCGCCAATCAAATTAAACTGGCAGAACAGATAAATGAGCTGGCACGATATTTTGACAGTCAATTTATTATTGCTACCCACTCCCCCTTTGTTTTAGGTACGCTGAATGCTAAAATCTATAATCTAGATAGAATCCCTTTGCAAACGGCAGAATGGTTTGAACTGGACAATGTACATTTTTTTCATCAATTTTTCAATAAGCATAAGCGATTGTTTGAATGAGAGTAGAACAGACACAGCAGTGACAAGGTGATCGTAGAATAAGCCGATCAATATGATATGATCGACTGGTGTAGTGATTAATGTTTGGAGGAAGAAAAATGAAAGCATTAATTTTTGAACAATTCGGTGGGTCGGATGTACTTCAATATACGGAAATCGCGGAGCCAAAGCTGGAGCCGGGGACAATAATAGTAAGAATGAAAGCTATTGGGCTGAATTTTGCCGACATCTACAGACGGCGTGGTGACTATCATCTAGCTGGAAAGCCGCCATATATTTTAGGGTATGAGGGAGCCGGGGTTGTCGAACAAGTGGCTCAGGACGTAGACAATGTGAAGGTTGGAGACCGGGTCGCGTTTGCAGATGTTCCCTATGCGAATGCTGAATTCGTAGCGGTACCTGTTGACCGCTCCATTCCATTACCTGCGGATATTACATTTGATCAGGCGGCGGCAATACTGCTTCAGGGGATGACGGCGCATTATTTGGTTAATGACAGCTATTTGGTTCAACCCGGTGATGATATCTTGGTGCATGCTGCTGCTGGCGGCGTAGGGCAGCTTTAGACACAGCTCTGTAAAACAAAAGGAGCAAGAGTAATTGGCCTCACTTCCTCGACCCAGAAGCGAGAGGCTGTGCAGAGGGCTGGCGCCGATGAAACTCTACTCTATAACACGGATTGGGCAAATCATGTGGTTCGCTGGTCCAAAGGCTCATTAGGTGTAGATGCAACGTTCGATTCCGTAGGGACTACCTTAATGGATAGTTTCTTAGCAACAAAAACGAAGGGAAATGTTGTTTTTTACGGCATGTCCGGAGGAAACCCGCCACTAATTGATCCTCGCATGTTAATGGACACTTCAAAAACTTTGACCGGTGGCGATCTTTGGAATCATGTTACAACACATCATGATCGGATCAAGAGATCAGAAGCGCTCTTTGAAGAGATGCGGCAAGGACGTCTGCGAATCGAAGACCCGAAGCGTTATAGTCTGAAAGACGGCGCGGAAGCTCATCGATTTTTGGAGAGCAGGCTAAGCACGGGAAAGATTTTATTAATCCCTTAACATATGCTTCTGTACAAAAACACCAAGAGCAGGTGCCCGCGGCACCTACTCTTTTTTTGTTGAGGTTTAGCTTAACGTCTACATGGATGTCGTGTAGGTGATTCATGTTTTTACTCGATAATCTATCCTTTTTAAGGTTTCCGAGATCCTCAATTTTTATTAGATAGGGTTAATAACATTTTAACAAATGCAATACAGATAATAATAAATATAAGCACAACGATAAAAGTGAATAGAGCAGGGTTCCTATAGATTACTTTCCAAAATAACGGTAATACATCTACCCGAGAATCCCTTTCTAAATATACAATCACCCAAATTTGATAAACTTTTGACGTTAAATAACCAAGTAGTAAACCAATGAACCCTCCGAGATAGTAATATGGATGAATTTTTGATCTCATTAGTTTTCTCCCCTCTCAACCTTAGAAATGCTAACAGAAGGCCTCGGCATATTATAACCGAAGCCTTCTGTTATGTAAGATCTAACTAGTCACGTGATAAATACCGTTTCTTTTATAATGATAGTATGTTACTCCCGCTGTATTAGATTTCCAAGTATACCCCGTTTCAGAGGCATATGAGGTATTTACATTACCGCTAAAAGTGCCAGCAGGAGTAGACACAGAAAACCCTCCACTTAAAGAACTCTCAGATGAATTATATTTGGTAGTAGATGAAACAGTACCAACTGTGAACGTTGTCGGGTCAGTTTTCCCACTTGCTTGCCCATTATTCGAACTCGCAAAGTAATCCAGTCGCTGAGAGCCACCATTGAGTTCAACAGGGGTAATTGTATATTCATCCCATTGTCTCACATCCCAATAGTACATTGTTTTCTTCTTATAATTGACGTTATAAAATGCATAGAAGTACACTCCGGCATTGTAATGTGAACCGTTATCATAGATAACCTTACCGGGTATAGTGTAATCTACAGTAGTACCATTTGTCGTTGTCTTAGTAACCTCCCCATTAAAAGACCATGGTGAACTGTCTCTTTTGTACCCTGCAGATAGTTTGACCGTAGATTTTGTATTCAATTTGACCGTACCTGTTTCATTGCTACCTACATTTATTGTTCCAATTCTTGTTTCAGTCAAATAGTTAGTATCTGTTTCTGTACAAAGCTGCCACCCAGCACCAGGGCCAGGAATGCAGGTACCATTTGCAGCTAGGGCAGAGGATTGAGTGGAAGCTGATTCTGAATTCAAGGAAATTTGTGGGGTTTTATCTTTTTCTCCCTTGAACTGTAGTTTGACATTGGTTTCATCTTCCATGAGTTGTTTTGAGAGTTTAGCCCCATTTTGATTGACTGGTGCCGAAAATACTTCCCTTTGTAGTTCATTGTCTATAGGAGAGGCGTAGTAAACTTCAAACACTTTGTACATGTCATTGGATTGTTCTTCCGTATCATTTACGGAAGACTGAAAGGAAACACGCCCAAGTTCATCGGATTTACCTTGGAATACTACTTCATTATTTTTTACGTAAATAACGGTAATATTAGTTTCTGGTAGAGGTGTCCCGTCTGTGTTGAGAACTTCAAAATTAACGATCGAGTTCCTAGGAGAACTGCTGATCTCCTGTTGATTTGCAAACGCAGCAGATGATGAAAAACAAAGTGTCATAACCAAAAACAAAGAAACGATCCTTTTTAACAATTTCAATCCTTCCCAGAATAATGGATTTATACACGGAGAATATAGCATCAAAAATTACCTTTATAAAAACTTATAAGTAAAAAAATAGAAGTTTTTAGAGAGTGAGAATCCAATCCAGCAAAATGACGTTCAATTTGAATTGAGTTGCCCGGATGCTATAAGACCGACATCACGTACGTTTAAGCATTTAAGTTAGCAGTTGTTAAGGTATACGAAGCGAGGCAGATGACTGCGGAGATCTTTTTCCAAGCGGGCTTTGACATAGACGTACTGGGTTGTAAAAAGCCCAAACATTGATTAAAACGTTGGCAGGACACATTTTTTACCCGAGGAGAAGCAGGCTTCCCGAAGAACAACGCGGGAAAGGAAGCTCGGGTAGACCACCAGCAGGCGAAGAATCGACAGAGGAAAGTTACAGTTCACCGAAGCTCGTATTAGGTTGTTGGAAGCGGAGAACCTTGGCGCTGAGCCAGCGGTAGTAGTCGCTCACAATGAAATCGGCCAGTTGTTGAGCATGAAGTCGCGTCCGTCAGTATTCTCTCGTACCTAACTGCGTAATTACAGCTTGTGGCAACAATCTGACAAGCCAATCCCTATCGTAAAATATCTATAGCAGCCTAAATGCACCAAACATGCCCGAATCTGTTGGAGTGTCAGCTTAACCAGGGGTAACCAGAGAAGGTTCTACTCACAGATATTATCCATATGTACTATGGGTCTATAGAGACTTTTTTTGGTCATATGAAAGATGAACTTGAATACAAACCGTACGAAACAGTGGAAGAATTTACGAGTACGAATCGATTGTTACAAACCGGCTCGGTATTCAATGGGCATTAAAAAAGATGACTCATGATGGCTGTATTAACGCTAGGTGGTGTCTCGGATGATTTCAAACCAACAACCGATTAACCTCAGCCGGTATATCGGGATATACGATCTATAAATATTACCTCGATAACGGTCGCAATGCCGTACCTCCGATTCGTATGTCAAATATTTATTACTGAAATCAATTTTTGATTTATCCGACGTTGATGTCGTGGAGCGTTCTAGATATGACAGGTCTTTTAAATATTTTCTGGATATAGTACCGGAAGATGGAGTCATAAATGCAAGTTCTTTAACGAAGTTTCGCAAACTGCGTTTAAAAGATGTAAACCTACTCGACATGCTTATTAAAAACAGTAGAAATTGCATTGGAAAAAGAAATTATAAAAAGCAGTGCTAGTATTGTGGACGCTACACATACAAAAGCGCGTTTCAATCAAAAATCACCTCAAGAGATCTTGATGGAGAAATCTAAACTGCTACGAAAAGCAGTTTATGAAATAGATGAAAAAATGAAAAATAAATTCCCATCAAAAACAACGTTAAACGAATTTGTTTAAACTGTCCATAAATACGGTCAAAGTTCATCTCACTACGTGTCTGTAGATGTCCATTGGCCGATGTTAGCGTGACCTAGCCGGTCTTGATTGAGCAGCATGATAGCCGGAAATAAAGAAACCGCTCCTGTTGGCACAGGAACGGCTTCGAAACAAACTTTAACGTCAAAATAACCAGAAAAAAGATGAAATAGCCATCCCGCAGCAGAACACTCGTCCCGCATCCAAACCCTCATTCCACAGCTTTTCTTTTAAACAGCAAGTACATAAAAAACGGCGCCCCGACTCCGGCGGTGAACACGCCCGCAGGAATGTCGAGCGGCTGGAAGAGCATGCGTCCGGCGAGATCCGCTAGTAATAAAATTATGGCGCCAAGCAATGCTGATACGGGGATGACCAGCTTATACGAATTGCCGATAATCCGTCTTGCCATATGAGGCGCCAATAATCCGATAAACGAGATCATCCCGGCCACGCCGACGGCAGCTCCTGCGAGTGCAACGCTGTAAAACAACAAGACCATCCGACTGAGCTGAAGCCTGCTCCCGAGTCCGATAGCAGTTGCTTCCCCCAGCGATTGCACATTCAGCTCTTTGGAGTAAAGGAAGGACAAGGGGATAAACACGACGACCCATGGCCAAAGAACCTCGACATACTTCCAATCCGTCCCGTAGATGCTTCCCGTCATCCAGTTCAGCACCTGTGCGGCTAAGTAGGCAGGACCGCTAATAAGTAAAAACATCGTCAGCGCACTCATCGCGGTAGATATACCTACTCCGATTAGGACGAGTCTAAATGCGGAAATCCCCTTTTTCCAAGCTAAGGCATAGTTGATGAAGGCGGTAAGAAAAGCACCGACAACGGCGATGAACGGTACCCAGTGAATGCTGTAACCGGTGACCAAGGTCATAAACGCAACAACGGCTACCGAAGCTCCTCCCGTCACGCCAAGCAGATCAGGGGAGGCAAGCGGGTTGCGAATGACTCCTTGCAGCACCGCACCCGCAACCGCCAAAGCAGACCCGACCAATATGGCAGCGAGGATACGGGGCAAACGGAATTGCATAATGATCAAGTCGCTTGCTGCTTCGTTTTTGCCGACGAGCGACAGAACGGTTTCTTTAAACGGGATTTTCATCCCTCCAAAAGACAAACAAACGATAGATAATACAACCATGGCGAGGCTAAGCCCGATTATGAGAATAACTGCCCTTAGAGTTTTTCTATTATGCATGCTTACTCCTTCTCGCCACATGAATCAGGAACGGCACGCCAATCAGCGCGGTTGCCACACCGACTGGAACTTCCTTTGGCATAAGAATAAAACGCGAAACAAGATCCGCGCATACGAGCAGAAGGCCGCCGGTTAAGGCGCAATAAGGCAGCAGCCAGCGGTAGTCGTTGCCTACCAGATACCGGCAAAGATGAGGCACAATTAAGCCGATGAAGGCGATAGGACCGGCGATGGCGACGGAGCTGCCTGCTAGTAAAACAACGGCAATACCGGATAGCCCCCGGACGAGCAGCATCCGCTGTCCCAGACTTTTGGCATTGTCATCGCCGAGTGCCATTACATTTAAGGAGCCCGACAGCAGCAGCGCCAAAATCCAGCCGATTAAGAGATAGGGCAGCACAATGAGCAGATGATCGAGCTGCCTGTCTGCCACCGAACCAATCATCCAGAACAAGGCATCCTCAAGCGATTGTTGGTTCACCAGCATAATTCCGGAGGTTACGGACGAGGCAAATGCCGCCACGGATGCGCCGGCCAGGGTGAGTCGGATCGGCTCAAAACGGCTTCTGCCCTGGAAACCAAGCGCAAACACAAACAGCGATGTGACAGCTGCGCCAGCCAAGGCAATCCACACCATTCCGCTCATCGTCAGTGATGAGCCAAGAACGGCCAGTGCAATTACGATAAACAATACCGCGCCTGAGTTAATGCCGAATATGGAAGGGGAGGCTAACGGGTTCCGCGTCAGCACTTGCATGATGGCTCCCGCAATAGCGAGGCTTCCTCCAACCGCGACCGCAATGACCGCACGAGGCATTCTTGTGTTTGTAATGATAATGTGAGCCTCGGAATCGTCAAAATGCGTATAGGCCAGCCATACGTCTCTGATCTCATAGGTATGGATGCCGTACAAAATACTGGCAAGCATGCCGGCAAGCAGCAGCAGTAAACCAATGATTAGACCCGCTTGTTTACTTCTGCGGCTGTGCAGCCCTAAAGCCATATCCATTCATTCCTTTCATCGTAAAAAGCTGACGCCATGGAATCACGACGTCAGCTTGCATATCCTGGAGGCCAAATTACTTGATGTCAAAATAGGCAACGATCTCATCAAGCAGCAGGTTTGCCGCCTTGTAGCCGCCTGCCGTATTCCAGATCGCTTCATCCACGTGGACGATCTTATTGTTTTTCACGACATTTAATTTTTTGAACAGGGGATCATTCATCCACTCTTCAACTACTTTGGCAGCATCCGTTTTGCCTGGGTCCTCCGAAACAAAGTAGAACAAGACGTCCCCGTCCATGCTAGGAATAGTTTCTTTAGTCATTTTTTCAATGAAACTATCCTTATCCTGTGATTCTGGACGTGCGAAGCCAAGATCGTTAAAAATGACGCCGGAGAATGTTTGCTTCTGATAAATCCGGACCTGGGAAGCAGAGAAGCGCACAATTGATACTTTGGTTTCTGCTTTGCTGCCAACCTTGGCTTTGATCTCGGCAACACGCTTGTCATATTCAGCCATTGCCTTCTCGCCCTCTTCAGCCTTATTGAGAGCTTCCGTGTACAGCTTGAAGTTGATTTTCCAGTCTCCGCTTAAGTCTTCCGCGAATACCGTTGGAGCAATCTGATTGAGCTGGTCATAGATCTTTTCCTGTCTAATCTTATTTCCGATAATCAGATCCGGCTTCAGGCTGGCGATCATCTCGATATTCGGCTGCAGCTCGTCGCCGACCGCTGTAACATCCTTCATTTCATCTTTGATATGGTCATACCAAGGATCGCCACTCCAGGATTGGACAGCTCCGACCGGTGTAACACCAACGGCAAGCAGTGCTTCCGTGCCTTCGTTGGTAAGAATAACGACACGCTTGGGCGTGCCTGTCAGCGTTGTTTCACCCATTGCGTGTTTAATG
This window contains:
- a CDS encoding Enamine deaminase RidA, house cleaning of reactive enamine intermediates, YjgF/YER057c/UK114 family, with the translated sequence MPRQTIQPPGLFSSKPWGFSQVVISEPGRIVNVAGQVAWDATGHMNAEGLEGQLRQTLKQVIIAVEAAGGTLDDIQMLRLYIPNFQSNPDADLIAKVLTETFGTENPPASSWIGVQALAQPEYLVEVEAMAVVPPFR
- a CDS encoding transposase, IS605 OrfB family, central region gives rise to the protein MLEQEHHGKLLETMKRYNAACNYISGLAFEQSEYNRIKLQKLVYYDVRDKFQLSSQMTILAVRKVADAYIADKAKKKKEHKKPKGKKNVEKTISFRETGAMSYDARTLSFTGLELASILTLDGRIKVPMKISPYHQGVMQGKNIRGQADLVWHDGVFYLLLVVERPANEPYEPIDAIGVDLGIKNIAADSMGESHSGAAVNAVRHRNAKLRAKLQAKGTKSAKRLLARRRRKEARFSRDVNHCISKHMVEKAKRHRSLLALEDLTGIRERITVRKAQRRNQHAWAFAQLRSYIEYKALIAGVPVVLVDPRNTSRECPHCGHIAKENRKTRDWFCCQACEYAAPADNVAALNIRSRALVSVPNVGVAI
- a CDS encoding ribosomal-protein-alanine N-acetyltransferase, translating into METNRCNLVRLQKNDYEDVKLIYTNEKVRKYLGGTIPEEHTLNKFLDTLKRSQTGSYYWVVRLKSNNDFIGLVSLDKHVDGQNIEVSYEFLPDWWGHGYAKEVINPIVTYVFNDLNLTKVIAETQTANHSSCRLLERVGMKLEQTIIRYGAEQAIYGIEKQRYHSNQ
- a CDS encoding Predicted ATPase: MIYLRSFKLSSFTDRNPNIYPDYVFKHMAGEVLLFDQITVLYGNNGSGKSTLLNVIANKLGVEGSERMPSYGHSDSAQRFLNLSSYQLGYDDREREIKQLPEGSRYMKSEDILYEIKKIQQSTVLRDGILYEEINKGMSKAQAVQYEHSYEFKKKLENIQFSQEKYSNGETSMQFFEECLLPGQLYLLDEPETSLTPANQIKLAEQINELARYFDSQFIIATHSPFVLGTLNAKIYNLDRIPLQTAEWFELDNVHFFHQFFNKHKRLFE
- a CDS encoding iron complex transport system permease protein; this translates as MHNRKTLRAVILIIGLSLAMVVLSIVCLSFGGMKIPFKETVLSLVGKNEAASDLIIMQFRLPRILAAILVGSALAVAGAVLQGVIRNPLASPDLLGVTGGASVAVVAFMTLVTGYSIHWVPFIAVVGAFLTAFINYALAWKKGISAFRLVLIGVGISTAMSALTMFLLISGPAYLAAQVLNWMTGSIYGTDWKYVEVLWPWVVVFIPLSFLYSKELNVQSLGEATAIGLGSRLQLSRMVLLFYSVALAGAAVGVAGMISFIGLLAPHMARRIIGNSYKLVIPVSALLGAIILLLADLAGRMLFQPLDIPAGVFTAGVGAPFFMYLLFKRKAVE
- a CDS encoding iron complex transport system permease protein, with protein sequence MALGLHSRRSKQAGLIIGLLLLLAGMLASILYGIHTYEIRDVWLAYTHFDDSEAHIIITNTRMPRAVIAVAVGGSLAIAGAIMQVLTRNPLASPSIFGINSGAVLFIVIALAVLGSSLTMSGMVWIALAGAAVTSLFVFALGFQGRSRFEPIRLTLAGASVAAFASSVTSGIMLVNQQSLEDALFWMIGSVADRQLDHLLIVLPYLLIGWILALLLSGSLNVMALGDDNAKSLGQRMLLVRGLSGIAVVLLAGSSVAIAGPIAFIGLIVPHLCRYLVGNDYRWLLPYCALTGGLLLVCADLVSRFILMPKEVPVGVATALIGVPFLIHVARRSKHA